The genomic window tatttctcttcatcatttaatttgatatgtcaaatataaaaataaaatattattaaaaaaatttaattatatataattttaatttcttataattatttaaaattttatataatatataaattattatttatgatgtCATCGGGACGACCAAGGTCCAACAATCCGACCGAGGTCCCGACCATCGATTCTGAACCATGAACTAATAACTTTTCTGATTCAATCATCAATCCAATTCTCAAAACATTGATCATATGAATTAATAGTACAAAAATTCATGGTCCcactattgatttttttaaaaataaaataaaattaaccatgAAATATGGGCCCCATGTTGTTCTTAAatcttaattatcaaataaaatgatgaaatattttaaaatttataattatttatatatttttttaacttattataataatttttaatttttaaccgTGATTCAACAAGCAATCATTGAATCATGAATCAATAACTATTTTGATTCAATAACCAATCCAATTTTGAAAGCATTGGTAAATATAGGCATACAACTATTGGAAATGACTCCCGACTTTCCAAGGAAGGCCTAAACTTCCCTTTTTTCTTGCTGAATTCTAAATTTAATAGCATTGCAAACGCTGCAGATTAAAAACACAGGTCTAGTTTTTTTATAGTTTCTAAATTTTCATCCTTTTATCGTGTCTTTGGTACTTAGAGCAGAGACTGAAAGTGGAGGCCCATACTGTTAAGTTGGTAATCAAGGATGAAAgaatagctcaaggttctaTTACTGTCTGGAATTTCAAACTACATAAAATTGGGACgacaaagaaattaaagaatttaacaTCCTAACATCCTACTTACACGAAgaacaaaacctttttttttttcgtctTACAATTAAATGTTGAACTGGAAAGTTTAGAACTTGTGCTCATGAGTTCTTATCGCTTTTGGAAGTTAAATGCCTTAATGGCATAGGCAAAGATGAATAAGAAAAGCACCACAAACCCAACAACCACAGCTGCAACCACTCCCAGGAAATCATGTTTGAATCCAAAATAATCATCCAAGAATTGTTTCACCGTTTGATTATTCTCAAGTAGTGTGCTCTGTATATCTCCAAACTGTGATGCAACCAATCCATACAAAGTCCATGCAACTGGACATATCCAACAGTACCATCTCCACCACACCGGAATTCTCTGTATTCATCAAGAAATGCAACAATACGAGTCATTTCTATATCCATGTGGTAAGGAAAGTTGCAATTTAAAGAATCACAGGTTGAGGCCACTTACGTTTCGTGGGACTATGAAACCTGAAAAGAGGTTCCATAATGTATAAAATGTTGCGGCAATGATGGAAGCAATATGTTGATTTGGCGTGGCAGCCACAGCCATCATGCCATAGAAGGTGAAGTACAACAAAGTGCAGAACATGAAGAACAGATACCAGAAGAATTTAGTGGCTGTCCATTCAAATCCAATCATTCCATAaactataacaccatacaccaCAGCTTGTGCAAAGACATATGGAATCTCAACAAGAGCCTGCAACAAGAGAagaaatttgattattaaaaggCAAAACGTATTACATATATGCAAAGTCCGTAGCATCAGAAAACTAATTACCTGTCCAAAGGCATATGGCAGGGCTGAATACATTCCAGCAGCTCTTTCTCTGTAAAAGACTGTTCGTTCAACTACAATGACTGGCTGGACCGATTGGGCGTTCTGAACCCCAAGAAAGAGAACAGCAGCATACATAGAACCCATTGCATTTAACAGATCTTGTTGCCTTGTCCTGCCATTTACCTCATCaagtaaaaattaaagttgataTAGAGAAACATACTGAGTTCTCAAATTTTTGAACCGACATCAAATTACCTTCTGGTGCCCAGATCCCAGAAAATTAACCCAAACATCAAGGCTATGAAAGTTGTGAAGAGAAATCTCACTGCCGTGTATGGTGGGTTCCGCCAGTATGACCAACGTTGTTTCCATAAGCATGCCAAAAATTGGGTGAAGAAGGGTTGGGAGTATTGAGTAGCAAAATAGAGGTCTTTTGTACCAGGGGCAGGTTGGCTCAGTTCTTTAATTAAATCTTTGTTTCTCCTGAAACATATGCCACTTTTTAGAACAGGTTTCAacaacaaatttaagcttttCACGAGAAACATTAGGATGGATGTATATGACTTTTCAATCTTATAATGCAATTAGATAACCTATGCTTGAATCACCTGTATAGGTCTGAATTCTTGTATATTTCAGTGAAATCGACCCCCAAAGTTCCTTCTTGTGCTCCGGTGGTAACTTCCAGCATCCAGGTTGCAGGGTTATAACCATCTTTGATTTTACTGACTCCTTCAATTCCCTTTATGAAAGCAAGTGATATGTATTAGTAAGTGCTTAATATGAATTAACTCAAACTGAAGTATTCACTTCTTATAGCTTCTACATTATCATGGCAGCTTAcctcaaaataatttatcagATGGGAAGAATGTCTACCCAGTGGTCCCACATATATCTCTTGCCCTCCACGCTTCATCAGGAGCAACTGCAAAtccattttaaatatttcagtGCCTATATGCAAAGAGCACAGAAGAGAAACTATAATTCTATCCCTTAATATTTCCTACCTCATCAAAGGCCTCAAATATGTCAATACTTGGCTGATGGATGGTGCACACAACTGTTCTTCCTGTGTCCACAGTGTTTCTGACTGTTCTCATAACAATTGCAGCAGCTCTTGCATCTAGCCCTGAAGTTGGCTCATCCATGAATATTATTGAGGGATTTGCCACAAGCTCAACTGCAATAGTCAGCCTCTTGCGCTGCTCAGTTGAGAGGCCATTTACACCTGGCAACCCAACCAGTGCATCCCTCAATGGGGTCAGTTCCACAAGCTCCATGACTTCCTCAATGAACATCTGTAACCATTAGCAATGATTATAAATTGTTCAAAAAACGTTGCAAACCATAGTAGAGATGGTAAAAAATTTGAGACTGCTTGTGACTCTTCTGTTATCAGGCTGTGAAGAGGTTTCCCTAGTCTTACTAAATGGATCGGTTAATAGGTGCAAATGCTCAATAACGCTCATTAGCTTGCATGAACTTCACCAGATTGGATTAAAAGTCAATGAAATTTGAACCAGCACTTTTTCCCAGGTGAAGGTCAATCCAAACTTGAACTGACCTTACctcaaccaaatatgaaaagtCAATTTTAGGGCTTTGCTTGTTTAGAGCACTAAATTgaacaagaaaaatatagaaacaATTAAGAAGACTCCTACCTTTCTGGTTTCAGAATTCACATCAGAAGGCAACCGCAGCCAAGCTGAGTAGAGCAAGGACTCATGGACAGTAAcatgaggagagtggatgtcaTTCTGCTCACAGTATCCAGAAATTCGAGCAAAAGTCTCTTGCTTCTTTGGGTAGCCAGAAATAGAAATGTTACCCTCAATATATCCACCAGTTTTCCGACCAGCCAGTACATCCATGAGAGTGGTTTTACCAGCACCACTAACACCCATCAGAGCTGTAAGAACACCAGGCCTGAAAGCACCACTCACCCCCTTCAGAAGCTCCAGTCTGTCTTCAAGGGCACCCTGACTTTTCATTTCCTGCAAGTTCATTTCAAACAACTCAGTTCTCATTTCTGGTTTATAGTACATTATGAAAAAACTTCAGTGCTGCTAAAACATATGTCATCATTTGAATAAATATGATGTTACCTCTGGCATGTCAACTGAGTATCtaatatcatcaaaagtgaTAGAATGTGGTTGGAATGGAAGAACCATTCCTTTCTTCTTATTATGGTTACCCTCAGCAATGGCTTCTACCATATGCTCTCCCCTCTCTGCATGTCAAGTTTAAATTCAGTGAGCCATATAAAACATGTAGTTAAATGACAAGAATTGAGTCATACAAaggcatgcatgcatgcacCATGTATGAGTTTCATCACCTGTGGTTGCAGTTTTGGCATTGTCAGACTCTTCTGTTATAACAGCTTGAGGCTTCTCAAATGCTGCGCAATTTGCACAATGTTAGTACACTAATCTCATATTTTTAGGAGTTTCAATGCAGAGAAGGTACAGATACCCACGATTTAAGTAATTGAGGCAGAGAGTGTAAAAGAAGTTGAAAACAAATATGAATCCAAGCAGTGCCCCAGCTCCTATCCAGTACCAGTGTGCGTCTGTGAAGAACCCACGAGACTTCAATACTGTGATTCCAAGGGATTCTGTTGAATTGGTAACATTctgaaaaatggaaataagtACAATCA from Vitis vinifera cultivar Pinot Noir 40024 chromosome 9, ASM3070453v1 includes these protein-coding regions:
- the LOC100261720 gene encoding pleiotropic drug resistance protein 1 isoform X2, which translates into the protein MATADTYRASGSLRRNGSSIWRSSGADVFSRSSRDEDDEEALKWAALEKLPTYNRLRRGLLMGSEGEASEIDIHNLGFQEKKNLVERLVKVAEEDNEKFLLKLKNRIDRVGIDVPEIEVRFEHLTIDAEAFVGSRALPSFHNFIFNKLEGILNAVRILPSKKRKFTILNDVSGIIKPRRLTLLLGPPSSGKTTLLLALAGKLDPNLKVMGRVTYNGHGMNEFVPQRTAAYISQHDTHIGEMTVRETLAFSARCQGVGDRYDMLAELSRREKAANIKPDPDLDVFMKAAATEGQKENVVTDYTLKILGLDICADTMVGDEMIRGISGGQRKRVTTGEMLVGPSKALFMDEISTGLDSSTTFQIINSLKQTIHILNGTAVISLLQPAPETYNLFDDIILLSDSQIVYQGPREDVLEFFESIGFKCPERKGEADFLQEVTSRKDQAQYWARKDVPYSFVTVKEFAEAFQSFHIGRKVADELASPFDRAKSHPAALTTKKYGVRKKELLDANMSREYLLMKRNSFVYIFKLTQLAVVAVIAMTLFLRTEMNKNSTEDGSIYTGALFFTVVMIMFNGMAELAMTIAKLPVFYKQRDFLFYPAWAYALPTWVLKIPITFVEVAVWVFITYYVIGFDPNVERLFRQYLLLLLVNQMASGLFRFIAAAGRNMIVASTFGAFAVLMLMALGGFILSHDNVKKWWIWGYWSSPLMYAQNAIVVNEFLGKSWSKNVTNSTESLGITVLKSRGFFTDAHWYWIGAGALLGFIFVFNFFYTLCLNYLNPFEKPQAVITEESDNAKTATTERGEHMVEAIAEGNHNKKKGMVLPFQPHSITFDDIRYSVDMPEEMKSQGALEDRLELLKGVSGAFRPGVLTALMGVSGAGKTTLMDVLAGRKTGGYIEGNISISGYPKKQETFARISGYCEQNDIHSPHVTVHESLLYSAWLRLPSDVNSETRKMFIEEVMELVELTPLRDALVGLPGVNGLSTEQRKRLTIAVELVANPSIIFMDEPTSGLDARAAAIVMRTVRNTVDTGRTVVCTIHQPSIDIFEAFDELLLMKRGGQEIYVGPLGRHSSHLINYFEGIEGVSKIKDGYNPATWMLEVTTGAQEGTLGVDFTEIYKNSDLYRRNKDLIKELSQPAPGTKDLYFATQYSQPFFTQFLACLWKQRWSYWRNPPYTAVRFLFTTFIALMFGLIFWDLGTRRTRQQDLLNAMGSMYAAVLFLGVQNAQSVQPVIVVERTVFYRERAAGMYSALPYAFGQVISFLMLRTLHICNTFCLLIIKFLLLLQALVEIPYVFAQAVVYGVIVYGMIGFEWTATKFFWYLFFMFCTLLYFTFYGMMAVAATPNQHIASIIAATFYTLWNLFSGFIVPRNRIPVWWRWYCWICPVAWTLYGLVASQFGDIQSTLLENNQTVKQFLDDYFGFKHDFLGVVAAVVVGFVVLFLFIFAYAIKAFNFQKR